In one Solanum dulcamara chromosome 1, daSolDulc1.2, whole genome shotgun sequence genomic region, the following are encoded:
- the LOC129899779 gene encoding UDP-glucosyltransferase 29-like: MEAKKNTNISVLMLPWLAHGHISPFLELAKKLTNRNFHIYMCSTPINLSSIKKNVTKKYSQSIELVELHLPSLPNLPPHYHTTNGLPPHLMKTLKTAYEIASPNFFKILQTLKPDLVIYDFNQAWAADSASSMNIPAVQFLIFGAAVDSLAIHMFDDTEDKFPFPEIYLREYEMLSLKEAVKEAPGNKSSFAEAIKLSRDIVMVKTSRDFEGKYIDYLSNLVSKRIVPVGSLVQESIERDDHDEEITRWLDKKEKSSTVFVSFGSEYFLSKEEIHEVAQGLELSNVNFIWVIRFPQGERINIRDALPEGYFERVGERGMFMEGWAPQATILQHSSIGGFVSHCGWSSFMESTNFGVPIIAMPMHIDQPINARLVEYIGMGVEAARDEDGKLKSEEIAKAIRKVLVEESGEGVRKKARELSKKMNAKGDEEIDGVVEELVALCCNK, from the coding sequence ATGGAGGCCAAGAAAAACACCAATATTAGTGTTCTTATGTTACCATGGCTAGCTCATGGTCACATAAGTCCATTTCTAGAGCTAGCCAAAAAGCTCACAAATAGGAATTTCCACATTTACATGTGTTCCACTCCAATAAACCTAAGTTCCATCAAGAAAAATGTCACCAAAAAATATTCTCAATCAATAGAATTAGTTGAGCTTCATCTTCCATCTTTACCAAATCTTCCTCCTCATTACCACACTACAAATGGCCTCCCACCCCATCTCATGAAAACCCTCAAAACAGCTTACGAAATCGCCTCTCcgaattttttcaaaatattacaaACTCTAAAGCCGGATTTGGTCATTTATGACTTCAATCAAGCATGGGCTGCTGATTCTGCTTCCTCTATGAACATTCCTGCCGTGCAGTTCCTCATTTTTGGCGCGGCTGTTGATTCTTTAGCCATCCATATGTTTGACGATACAGAAGATAAGTTTCCGTTTCCTGAAATTTACCTGCGTGAGTACGAAATGCTTTCATTGAAGGAAGCTGTTAAAGAAGCACCAGGTAACAAATCCTCATTCGCTGAGGCTATTAAGCTATCACGCGACATTGTTATGGTGAAAACTAGTAGAGATTTTGAAGGGAAATATATAGATTATCTTTCAAATTTAGTTTCAAAGAGAATAGTCCCCGTTGGTTCACTAGTTCAAGAATCCATTGAACGCGATGATCATGATGAGGAAATCACCCGATGGCTTGACAAGAAAGAAAAGAGTTCAACTGTGTTTGTTTCATTTGGGAGCGAGTATTTTCTATCAAAGGAGGAAATCCATGAAGTAGCTCAAGGATTAGAGCTTAGCAATGTGAACTTCATTTGGGTTATTAGGTTTCCACAAGGTGAAAGAATCAACATTCGAGATGCATTACCAGAAGGGTATTTTGAAAGGGTAGGAGAAAGGGGAATGTTTATGGAAGGATGGGCTCCACAAGCAACAATTCTTCAACATTCATCGATAGGTGGATTCGTGAGTCACTGTGGATGGAGTTCTTTTATGGAAAGTACGAATTTTGGTGTGCCTATAATTGCCATGCCAATGCACATTGATCAACCAATAAATGCTAGGCTTGTGGAATATATCGGGATGGGAGTGGAAGCAGCAAGGGACGAGGATGGGAAGTTAAAAAGCGAAGAGATTGCAAAGGCGATAAGGAAAGTGTTAGTGGAGGAAAGTGGGGAGGGTGTGAGGAAGAAAGCTAGAGAACTGAGTAAGAAGATGAATGCAAAAGGGGATGAAGAGATAGATGGAGTGGTGGAAGAGCTGGTGGCTCTTTGTTGCAACAAATGA